The following are encoded together in the Astyanax mexicanus isolate ESR-SI-001 chromosome 8, AstMex3_surface, whole genome shotgun sequence genome:
- the fis1 gene encoding mitochondrial fission 1 protein, with product MEEVVTDVVAPEDLKRFEQKYNAELVKGPVSKETKFEYAWCLIRSKYTNDIRKGIQLLEELLQKSSKEDQRDFLFYLAVANYRLKEYERALKYIHILLRNEPGNKQAIEMEKLINQALKKDGLVGMAIVGGIGLGVAGIAGLIGMAVSKSSKSPGSRGAMS from the exons ATGGAGGAGGTGGTGACGGACGTCGTAGCTCCGGAAGATTTGAAG AGGTTTGAGCAAAAATACAATGCTGAACTGGTGAAAGGACCTGTGTCCAAAGAAACCAAATTTGAGTATGCGTGGTGTTTGATCAGGAGTAAATACACCAACGACATCAGAAAAGGCATTCAGCTTTTAGAAG AGCTGTTGCAGAAAAGCTCAAAAGAAGACCAGAGAGACTTCCTGTTCTATTTGGCTGTTGCAAACTACAGACTCAAG GAATATGAAAGAGCTCTGAAGTATATTCACATCCTACTCAGAAATGAACCAGGAAATAAACAGGCCATTGAAATGGAAAAGCTCATCAACCAGGCACTAAAGAAAG atGGCCTGGTCGGCATGGCGATTGTTGGAGGCATTGGTTTGGGAGTGGCAGGAATAGCAGGACTGATCGGGATGGCTGTCTCCAAATCGTCAAAGTCCCCAGGAAGCAGGGGGGCGATGTCTTGA